From the genome of Chitinivibrio alkaliphilus ACht1, one region includes:
- a CDS encoding RnfABCDGE type electron transport complex subunit G, translated as MNKILHLSLTLMVISAISALSIAFVNRSTAPQMYELRQEQEQEALRQVAPEYDSIIHDTVQYKDSLHEYWTVLHGDTLAAYIFSETTQGYAGAIEYLVGISPSGDITGMSILSHEETPGLGARISEIPSSRTMMDILLGRDSAERAPTPWFTDQFTGLSVTSQITADRSSSEWPSLSQTEQEHLRDTNTITVITGATISTEAVLSSLFTTPVELHSKLLEKGSSHGK; from the coding sequence ATGAATAAGATTCTGCACCTCAGCTTAACCCTCATGGTCATTTCAGCCATATCTGCTCTTTCCATCGCCTTTGTAAACCGTTCTACCGCGCCACAAATGTATGAATTACGCCAAGAACAGGAACAGGAAGCCCTTCGCCAAGTTGCTCCTGAATACGACTCAATTATCCATGATACCGTACAGTATAAGGACTCACTCCATGAATACTGGACCGTTTTACATGGTGATACCCTTGCAGCGTATATCTTTTCAGAAACAACTCAGGGCTACGCAGGTGCGATTGAATATCTTGTGGGAATTAGCCCATCGGGTGACATTACCGGTATGTCAATACTTTCCCATGAAGAAACCCCCGGCCTTGGCGCGCGAATTTCCGAAATTCCCTCTTCGCGTACTATGATGGATATCCTATTGGGGAGAGATTCAGCAGAGCGTGCTCCAACGCCATGGTTTACTGATCAATTTACCGGTCTCTCCGTCACCTCTCAGATTACGGCGGATCGTTCTTCCTCTGAATGGCCATCTCTTTCTCAAACAGAACAGGAACATCTACGTGACACCAATACAATTACGGTCATTACCGGTGCTACTATTTCAACTGAAGCTGTTCTCTCTTCTCTATTCACTACACCAGTAGAATTGCATTCTAAACTTCTTGAGAAAGGTTCTTCCCATGGGAAATAA
- a CDS encoding RnfABCDGE type electron transport complex subunit D: MNQKHHISSSPHIRDVRSVSTIMGDVLIALIPAIVASAYFFGARALFLLFFSVLCGGITEHFICTKLLRRTSTVSDKSAVITSVLLALSLPVSTPLWIIALGNIFAIAVVKWVFGGLGGNIMNPALAGRAFLVASYPALTTGSAYLSAGMGGRIPAPPSTIDAFTGATPLEASSSLSASHAFDALPSLFWGSVNGSLGEVSALALCIGGIYLIFRKIITVRIPFVFVGTVFFLTYGITPLQSNYEFFSPEVLYFSLYHVLAGSLLIGAFFMATDMVTSPITAKGQTVFAFGCGLLTFLIRQFGGYPEGVTYAILLMNGLTPLIDRYMKPRVYGYGGNHE; the protein is encoded by the coding sequence ATGAATCAGAAGCACCATATTTCTTCCTCCCCCCATATTCGCGATGTTCGATCTGTATCGACAATTATGGGTGATGTCCTTATTGCTTTGATACCCGCAATCGTAGCAAGCGCGTATTTTTTCGGCGCACGAGCTCTTTTTCTACTCTTTTTCAGTGTGCTTTGTGGTGGTATCACGGAGCATTTTATCTGTACAAAACTTCTTCGTAGAACCAGTACAGTTTCTGATAAAAGCGCTGTTATAACCTCCGTTCTCTTAGCCCTCTCTCTTCCGGTAAGTACCCCTCTTTGGATAATCGCCTTGGGAAACATTTTTGCCATTGCCGTGGTAAAATGGGTATTTGGGGGACTTGGTGGCAATATCATGAATCCAGCCCTTGCAGGCCGGGCTTTTCTTGTAGCAAGCTACCCAGCTCTTACCACAGGAAGTGCCTATCTATCAGCAGGAATGGGAGGTCGTATTCCAGCCCCCCCCTCAACCATTGATGCCTTTACCGGAGCAACTCCCCTTGAAGCCTCTTCATCTCTTTCAGCTTCTCACGCCTTTGACGCTCTTCCCTCTCTTTTTTGGGGATCAGTAAATGGCTCTCTTGGTGAAGTTTCAGCCCTTGCCCTCTGCATAGGGGGAATTTATCTTATTTTTCGTAAAATCATTACTGTACGAATACCCTTTGTCTTTGTAGGAACCGTTTTTTTTCTCACCTATGGGATCACTCCACTGCAAAGTAATTATGAATTTTTCTCACCAGAAGTATTATATTTTTCACTATACCATGTGCTGGCGGGAAGTCTCCTCATTGGAGCATTTTTCATGGCGACGGATATGGTAACCTCGCCCATTACAGCAAAGGGACAAACGGTGTTTGCCTTCGGCTGTGGCCTCCTAACCTTTCTTATCCGTCAATTTGGTGGATACCCTGAAGGGGTAACCTATGCGATACTTCTCATGAATGGCCTCACACCTCTTATTGACCGATATATGAAGCCGCGTGTCTATGGCTATGGAGGAAACCATGAATAA
- the rsxC gene encoding electron transport complex subunit RsxC has translation MFFRKKTFRGGIHPPDCKDTATEKTTTFPAPARVFIPMVMHIGAPARVLVKKGDTVRKGACIGEAGGKISAPVHSSISGTVVKVATYPHPAGNTITTVEIENDFSDTEVTLPPIHNWHETASDVLIQRISEAGIIGKGGASFPTAVKLTPPPGVNIDTLLINAAECEPYLTADYRLMLENTEEFLHGVAIAKRILDTEQTIIGIEKNKPEAISALSRAIKRSSRYSFIELVPLETKYPQGGEKQLISALTGREVPHGKLPLAVQTVVLNTGTAKAIHDAVLLGKPLVERIVTVTGPTVQKPGNYRIPVGTPVQDIVSQCEADLSATSKVILGGPMMGLALADLRAPILKSTSGVLCLPEKTPAQQSAPCINCGNCVKACPMRLVPSHFAKFVENERFDALEEAHITDCIDCGCCTFTCPSKINIVHAIKLGKQTLKENNRTL, from the coding sequence TTGTTTTTTAGAAAAAAAACGTTTCGCGGCGGAATACATCCACCCGACTGTAAAGATACGGCTACTGAGAAAACCACCACTTTTCCTGCTCCCGCTCGTGTATTCATACCAATGGTAATGCACATTGGGGCTCCTGCTCGCGTCTTAGTTAAAAAAGGCGATACCGTACGCAAAGGAGCCTGTATCGGTGAAGCAGGGGGAAAGATTTCTGCGCCGGTTCATAGTTCCATATCGGGTACTGTTGTCAAGGTAGCTACCTATCCTCATCCTGCGGGAAATACCATTACTACCGTAGAAATAGAGAACGACTTTTCCGACACCGAAGTTACCTTACCGCCAATTCATAATTGGCACGAAACTGCTTCAGATGTATTAATACAACGGATTTCGGAAGCGGGTATTATCGGGAAAGGCGGGGCAAGTTTTCCCACGGCGGTGAAACTCACCCCTCCACCGGGCGTGAATATAGATACCTTGCTCATTAACGCAGCGGAGTGTGAACCCTATCTTACTGCAGACTATCGACTCATGCTTGAGAATACCGAAGAGTTTCTCCACGGTGTAGCCATAGCAAAGCGCATTCTTGATACAGAACAAACGATTATCGGCATTGAGAAAAATAAACCCGAAGCCATATCTGCCCTTTCACGGGCCATAAAGCGCTCATCTCGGTACTCTTTTATAGAGCTTGTCCCTCTTGAAACAAAATATCCCCAAGGAGGAGAAAAGCAACTTATCTCAGCACTCACAGGAAGAGAAGTTCCCCACGGAAAACTCCCCTTGGCTGTTCAAACGGTGGTTTTAAATACAGGAACAGCAAAGGCAATCCATGATGCGGTTCTTCTTGGTAAACCCCTTGTTGAACGTATTGTTACCGTAACAGGGCCAACTGTGCAGAAACCGGGAAATTATCGAATCCCCGTTGGAACTCCAGTACAAGACATCGTATCGCAGTGTGAGGCGGATCTTTCGGCAACATCAAAGGTGATACTCGGTGGCCCCATGATGGGACTTGCCCTTGCTGATCTTCGGGCTCCCATTTTAAAATCAACCTCGGGAGTTCTCTGTCTGCCAGAGAAAACTCCCGCCCAACAAAGTGCTCCGTGCATCAACTGTGGAAACTGTGTCAAAGCATGCCCCATGAGGCTCGTCCCCTCTCATTTTGCAAAATTTGTTGAGAACGAACGGTTTGATGCCCTTGAAGAAGCCCACATTACTGACTGTATTGATTGCGGATGTTGTACCTTTACCTGTCCGTCAAAAATTAATATTGTCCATGCAATTAAACTTGGTAAACAGACCTTAAAGGAAAATAATAGAACGCTATGA
- a CDS encoding DJ-1 family glyoxalase III, protein MTKKQALVILADNFEEIEAITPMDVLDRAGIGVTRAGLSSKKVTGAHGVQIVCDTVVKKIRHTTYDAIVLPGGPGTKHLIENRELLDMVAQHAGRQKLCCAICAAPQVLDAAGVIGSARYTCYPGIEERISSGTHTTDPVVHDGILITSRGPATALAFSLSIVETLCDVETSSSLAKALLYTP, encoded by the coding sequence ATGACGAAGAAACAAGCCTTAGTAATCCTCGCTGATAACTTTGAAGAGATCGAAGCAATTACTCCCATGGACGTTTTAGACCGGGCTGGTATTGGTGTTACCCGGGCAGGGCTCTCCTCGAAAAAAGTAACCGGCGCTCACGGTGTTCAGATCGTCTGTGATACGGTCGTAAAAAAAATACGCCATACTACCTACGATGCGATAGTGCTTCCAGGGGGCCCCGGCACAAAGCACCTGATAGAAAACAGGGAGCTATTGGACATGGTCGCCCAGCATGCAGGACGACAAAAGCTCTGCTGTGCAATCTGTGCTGCCCCGCAGGTCCTTGATGCAGCAGGGGTTATCGGTTCTGCACGATACACCTGCTACCCCGGCATTGAAGAACGTATTTCATCGGGAACTCATACGACTGACCCCGTAGTTCATGATGGCATTCTAATTACGTCACGCGGGCCGGCCACGGCCCTTGCCTTTTCCCTTTCCATTGTGGAGACACTCTGTGATGTAGAAACAAGTAGCTCCTTAGCAAAGGCACTGCTCTATACCCCATAA
- a CDS encoding STAS domain-containing protein has protein sequence MEISTTTVNNWIVASLHGAFTIKKVNTFQKIIDQALEMDHPLLAIDVSNVPFLDSSALGKIITAHKSISQKGGYVCVFGANEPISKIFETVRLPQRITIYKDFEEFKNRT, from the coding sequence ATGGAAATTTCGACAACCACGGTAAATAATTGGATCGTTGCATCCTTGCACGGTGCTTTTACAATTAAAAAAGTAAATACATTCCAAAAAATAATAGATCAAGCCCTTGAAATGGATCATCCCCTTCTTGCCATAGATGTTTCAAATGTTCCCTTTCTTGATTCAAGTGCCTTGGGTAAAATTATCACTGCCCATAAAAGTATTTCCCAAAAAGGTGGGTATGTCTGCGTTTTTGGGGCGAATGAACCCATATCAAAGATATTCGAGACTGTTCGGCTTCCTCAACGAATCACGATATATAAAGATTTTGAAGAATTCAAAAATCGAACCTAA